In one window of Harpia harpyja isolate bHarHar1 chromosome 11, bHarHar1 primary haplotype, whole genome shotgun sequence DNA:
- the BCL10 gene encoding B-cell lymphoma/leukemia 10 isoform X2 has product MEGPSSSSGSGAVGRLLTEDEMAEALERMRPYLCDKIIAERHFDYLRSKKILTREDTEEISSRSSSRKKTGKLLDYLAENPKGLDALIESIRRERTQNFLLQKITDVVLKVKNEKLEALKGLSCSTCMTSLYGGTNNLSRSYSDESNFFDKTKDKESTQIHHPEEDYSTAAFVSAVSLHSMNLPIAEMGNAESAVFSASLPGPGDPGAPPLPPELQSEQQEPCTSSSDNCFLPLRSRSLQPQ; this is encoded by the exons ATGGAAGGCCCGAGCTCGAGCTCGGGCTCGGGGGCTGTGGGGCGGCTGCTGACGGAGGACGAGATGGCCGAG gctttAGAAAGGATGCGTCCTTACCTGTGTGATAAAATCATAGCTGAGAGACACTTTGATTACCTACGTTCAAAGAAAATACTCACTAGAGAGGACACAGAAGAAATTTCTTCTCGATCTTCCAGTAGGAAAAAAACTGGGAAATTATTGGACTACTTAGCAGAAAACCCAAAGGGACTAGATGCTTTGATTGAATCtatcagaagagaaagaacaCAAAACTTCCTGTTACAAAAGATAACTGATGTAGTGTTGAAAGTCAAAAATGAAAAACTTGAAGCTCTCAAAG GTCTAAGCTGCAGCACCTGTATGACCTCACTGTATGGAGGAACAAACAATCTTTCTAGATCATATTCTGATGAATCTAATTTTTTTgataaaacaaaagacaaagaatCTACCCAGATACATCATCCCGAAGAAGATTACAGCACCGCCGCATTTGTGTCTGCTGTCTCTCTTCATTCAATGAATTTGCCAATTGCGGAGATGGGAAATGCAGAGAGTGCTGTTTTCTCAGCCTCCCTTCCAGGGCCTGGAGACCCCGGtgcacccccccttcccccagaGCTCCAGTCAGAGCAGCAAGAACCATGTACTAGTTCAAGTGACAATTGCTTTTTGCCTTTAAGATCACGTTCTCTTCAACCACAGTGA
- the C11H1orf52 gene encoding UPF0690 protein C1orf52 homolog: MAAEGEDPLGYFAAYGSSSSDSEADEPQPDERQAGGGAAAGGSPGRRPRLPPPDELFRRVSQPPAFLYNPLNKQIDWESRVLRAPEEPPKEFKVWKNNAVPPPETYSPPEKKPPPPPALDMAIKWSNIYEDNGDDAPRQAGKARFLPAEEQDPLESDGEKDDEPASAKKRKLDSGEQTKKKKL; the protein is encoded by the exons ATGGCGGCGGAGGGAGAGGACCCGCTGGGCTATTTCGCGGCCTACGGCAGCTCCAGCTCCGACTCGGAGGCCGACGAGCCGCAGCCCGACGAGCGCcaggcggggggcggcgcggcggcggggggcagcccggggcggcggccgcggctgCCGCCGCCCGACGAGCTCTTCCGTAGGGTGTCGCAGCCGCCCGCCTTCCTCTACAACCCGCTCAACAAGCAGATCGACTGGGAGAGCCGCGTCCTgcgggcgcctgaggag ccccccAAGGAGTTCAAGGTGTGGAAGAACAACGCCGTGCCCCCGCCGGAGACCTACAGCCCGCCCGAGAAgaagcccccgccgccccctgccCTCGACATGGCCATAAAGTGGTCCAACATCTACGAGGACAACGGCGACGACGCGCCCCGGCAGGCCGGCAAGGCCAGGTTTCTGCCGGCTGAGGAGCAGGACCCCCTCGAATCGG ATGGTGAAAAAGATGATGAACCAGCTTCCGCCAAGAAACGTAAACTAGACTCTGGGGAgcagacaaagaagaagaagTTATAA
- the BCL10 gene encoding B-cell lymphoma/leukemia 10 isoform X1 encodes MEGPSSSSGSGAVGRLLTEDEMAEVKKDALERMRPYLCDKIIAERHFDYLRSKKILTREDTEEISSRSSSRKKTGKLLDYLAENPKGLDALIESIRRERTQNFLLQKITDVVLKVKNEKLEALKGLSCSTCMTSLYGGTNNLSRSYSDESNFFDKTKDKESTQIHHPEEDYSTAAFVSAVSLHSMNLPIAEMGNAESAVFSASLPGPGDPGAPPLPPELQSEQQEPCTSSSDNCFLPLRSRSLQPQ; translated from the exons ATGGAAGGCCCGAGCTCGAGCTCGGGCTCGGGGGCTGTGGGGCGGCTGCTGACGGAGGACGAGATGGCCGAGGTGAAGAAGGAT gctttAGAAAGGATGCGTCCTTACCTGTGTGATAAAATCATAGCTGAGAGACACTTTGATTACCTACGTTCAAAGAAAATACTCACTAGAGAGGACACAGAAGAAATTTCTTCTCGATCTTCCAGTAGGAAAAAAACTGGGAAATTATTGGACTACTTAGCAGAAAACCCAAAGGGACTAGATGCTTTGATTGAATCtatcagaagagaaagaacaCAAAACTTCCTGTTACAAAAGATAACTGATGTAGTGTTGAAAGTCAAAAATGAAAAACTTGAAGCTCTCAAAG GTCTAAGCTGCAGCACCTGTATGACCTCACTGTATGGAGGAACAAACAATCTTTCTAGATCATATTCTGATGAATCTAATTTTTTTgataaaacaaaagacaaagaatCTACCCAGATACATCATCCCGAAGAAGATTACAGCACCGCCGCATTTGTGTCTGCTGTCTCTCTTCATTCAATGAATTTGCCAATTGCGGAGATGGGAAATGCAGAGAGTGCTGTTTTCTCAGCCTCCCTTCCAGGGCCTGGAGACCCCGGtgcacccccccttcccccagaGCTCCAGTCAGAGCAGCAAGAACCATGTACTAGTTCAAGTGACAATTGCTTTTTGCCTTTAAGATCACGTTCTCTTCAACCACAGTGA